GAGCGGGCCCGCGATCGTCGTGGGCCCGGGATTGCGACGGGGACTGAGAATGCGATGAAGACTGCGACGCGGGCGCCCCGGTCACCGCCGAGGCCGCCTCGTCCGCCGCGCCCAGCGCATCGGCGCTCGCCGGCGCCGAACCGATCAGCCAGGCCGCGCACACGAACCCGCCCAGAAGCAGCAGGCGGCGCAGCATCGGGTTCCCGAGGCGGCGCACGGCTGCGAAGACGCGCGCACCGCGTCCCCGTCGACCGTTCCACGCCACAGCGAGATCCCTTCACCGGCGGCAGATGAGCCGGGCGGACACGGAATACTCCGCCCCGCCGACAAAACGTGACCGTAGCACGCTGACTCATCACCGCAAACCGATCACCGGAATTCATCGGCCACTCCACGGCCATTTGGGGAAGAATGCCTGGTCAGAGCCTGAGAACAAAAACAGGAACACGCGTTCGAACCGCACCGCATGCCCGAACCCTCCGGCGGCCCGACCGCATCCGGGCCCGGAACCGACGACTCCGGAGCGCGGACCGAGCCCCCGGTTCGGGACCAAAGCCCTCGCCACCGCGTGCCCTTCGGCCATTGCCGCCGACGCGGGCGACGCGGTTTCCTTGCAGGTGGGAGCCTGATCGGCTCCTTGTGGAGAGGAACACCGCAATCCGGGGCCCGGCGGAACTCCCCTCTGGATCGCGCGGCGATCCCCGCCACCGGTGGCCCCGGGAACCGGCGGACCCGGCCGGTTACGCGGAACCGCCGGGTCCGTCCCTTCACCGTTTCGGGATCCGTTATCCATGTGCCTTTCGAGTGGGGATTCCGCCCCGAAAGCCGCGTGGAATAGGAATATCGACACAAATTTTCACATTGAGCGGTTTAGTGCTCACCACAGGCATTCGTGGAGATAGCGTGTCCTCGGAGGTGTGGACACGTGCCCGAACCCCCTGAGCGCCCCTTGATTCCGCAAATGCACCTCGACGAGCTCCTGTGCGAGCTCCACGCCCGACTGGAGGACGCGCTCTCGACCCGCGACCGCATCCACTCGCTGCTGGAGGCCGTGGTCTCGATCGGCAGCGACCTCGACCTGGCGACCGTGCTGCGGCGGCTGACCGAGGCGGCGTCGCATCTGGTCAACGCCAAGTTCGCGGGCCTCGGCGTGGTCGACTCCGACGGCCGGTTCATCGAATTCATCCCGGTGGGCATCAGCGACGAGGAGGCCCAGCGGGTGGCGCACTTCCCGCACGGGGAGGGGCTGCTGGCGTTCCCGACCGACCAGCGGCGCCCCCTGCGGCTGAGCAGGATGCAGGACCACCCGAACTTCCACGGCTTCCCCCCGGGCCACCCGCACATGACCAGCTTTCTCGGCGTGCCCGTCCAGGTGCGCGACGAGGTCTTCGGCAACCTCTACCTCACCGACAAGAACGACGGCGGGGAGTTCGACGAGGACGACGAGGCGATCGTGACCGCGCTGGCCACGGCGGCCGGCGTCGCGATCGAGAACGCGCGGCTGTACGAGGGGACCCGGCAGCGCGAACGGTGGCTGTCGGCCTCCACCGAGATCACCACGCGGCTGCTGTCGGGGGTCGCGGCCGAAGAGGTGCTGGGCTACCTGGCGCAGCAGGCCAGGGAGATGGCCGACGCCGACATCGCGGTGGTCATGCTGCCCGACGCCGCCGACGGCCACCTCGTCGCCGAGATCGCCGACGGCCCGCTGGCCAAGGAGATCGTCGGCACCTCCGTGGTGATCGACGAGACCCGGTGCGGCGCGGCCTACCGCGACGGTGCGGCCGTCGACATTCCCGACCTGCGCCACGCCGACTGCCTGATGCTCAGCCACCGGGGCTTCCGGCCGGGGCTGCTGATCCCGCTGGGCACGCCCGACCACACCCGCGGCGTCCTGCTGCTGGGCAAGGCCGGTGTGCGCGCCCCGTTCCACCCCTCGACGCGGGGCATGCTCGACGCGTTCTCCGGCCAGGCCGCGGTGGCGCTGGAGCTGGCGGAGGCCCGGCGCGACGCCGAGCGCCTGGTGGTGCTGGAGGACCGCGACCGGATCGCCAAGGACCTGCACGACATCGTGATCCAGCGGCTGTTCGCCTCCGCCATGACGCTGATGAGCACGCTGCGGCTGATCGACGACCCCGAGGCCGGCGACCGCGTGCGGCGCGCCATCGACGACCTGGACGAGACGATCCGCGAGATCCGCTCGACGGTGTTCGCGCTGCAGAACCCGCCCGCGCCCCAGGAGGCGTCGCTGCGCGGGCGGATCCTGGCGGCGGTGGAGGACGCGACCCGCACGCTCGGCTGCCAGCCGGGGGTCGGCCTCGACGGGCCGATCGACGCCGCGGTGCCCGAAGGCGTCGGCGAGCAGTTGCTGGCGGTCCTGCGCGAGGCGCTGTCCAACGTCGCCCGGCACGCGCGCGCGGCCGAGGTCCACGTGCGCGTGGCGGCGGACGGGGAGCTGACACTGGAGGTGTCCGACAACGGGGTGGGCATCCCCCCGCAGGGGCGGCGCAGCGGCCTGCGCAACATGGCCGAGCGGGCGGCGGCCCTGGGCGGCGCGTTCTCCACCTCCCCCCGCGAGGCCGGCGGCACCCTGCTCACCTGGAGCGTCCCGCTGCCGGAGGCGTAGCCGCCCCGCTCAGCGGGCGGGGCGGGGCCGACGGCCGGGGAGCCGGCCGCGTCACCGACCTCCGCGGTCAGTACATCTAGACATCTAGCGCACCAGGCAGAACTCGTTGCCCTCGGGGTCGCGCAGTACCTGGAAGGAGCCCTGCTCGTCGGTGACGACGTCCCCGACGACCTCCGCGCCGGACGCGTGCAGGGGGTCGGTGGCCTGGACGATGTCGTCGACCTCGACGTCGATGTGCAGGCGGTTCTTGCCGGTCTTGTGCTCGGGCACCCGCTGGAACGCCAGCCGCGGCCCGCCGGGCGGATCGACGTAGGACCAGTCGGGCGAGCGGTCGACCGGCTCGCCCCCGAGCACGAACGCCCAGAACCGCACCAGGCGGGCGGGGTCGGCGCAGTCGACGACGACCTCGTGCAGCTTTCCAACGGCCATGGGGGCAGCCTAACCGCACGCCCCGTCCGGCTCGACGTAGCGACCCGGGATCCGGCGGCCGGTGATGATGTCGGTCTCGACCCGGATGAAGTGCGACCTCGGCCCCGGCGCCCAAGGGCGCAGCGGCAGCCGTTCGAGTTCGGCCACCTCGTCGGGGTCGGTCACGGCGCGCCCGGTCCCGACCACCATGACCGACCAGCCCGTGCGCGCGCAGACGTCGTAGTCGTCGACCTCGAAGGCCACAACGGCGTCGCGCGTGGCCCGTGCGAGCTTGGAGCCGGAGGACGTGCGCACGATGATGTCCGCGCCGTGCAGGGCGAAATTGACCGGCTGCACAGCGGGCAGCGCCCTGTCGGTGAACACGATGCGCCCGATCGGCGCCGCGGCCAGCAGCCACAGGCACTCCTGCCGTTCGAGCACTTCGAGACCGGCGGTGTCGATCGTCATGTCCCCCCTCGTCTTGGCCCACGCACCATCGTGGCCCGCCGGTTGGACCTCTCCCGCGCCGGTTTCAGTTCCCCTTGCTGCGGAGCTGGGCGACCAGGACCGCGGCCTGGGTGCGGCGCTTGAGGTCGAGTTTGGCGAGCAGGCTGGACACGTAGTTCTTTACGGTCTTCTCCGCGAGGTAGAGCCGGTCACCGATCTGCCGGTTGGTGAGGCCCTCCCCGATCAGGTCCAGGATCTGCCGCTCCTGCGGGGTGAGCACGGCGAGCGGGTCGGGCTGGGAGGAGCTGCCGCGCAGGCGCTCCAGCATCCGCCCCGTGCTCCGCGGGTCCAGGAGCGACCCGCCGGCGGCGACCGTGCGGACCGCGCCCACCAGGTCGGCGCCGTGGATCTGCTTCAGCACGTAGCCGGCCGCACCGGCCATGACGGCGTCGAACAGCGCCTCGTCATCGGCGAACGAGGTCAGCATCAGGCACGCGATCTCGGGGTGGCCGGAACGGATGTCGCGGCACACGCTCACGCCGGAGCCGTCGGGCAGCCGGACGTCGAGCACCGCGACGTGCGGGCGCACGGTCGGGATGCGGCTGATCGCCTGCTCGGCTGTTCCGGCCTCGCCGACGACCCGCATGTCGCCCTCGCCCTCCAGGAGCGCGGCGACGCCCCGTCGCACCACCTCGTGGTCATCGACCAGGAACACCCTGATCGGATTCGGCGCGGCCGTCCTCGCCATCGATCGCCTCCGCAGTCGTCACGTCGTCGCCTGACAAAGACGGTAACGCGCACATGAGGAACCGTAGGCGGCGAACGGCTCGTTTGCGCAGGGACCAATGTCCCGAATCCGGCGGCCATATCCCCCCGAAAACGCACGGCAACCAGCGAATTCCGCTTCGTGACGCCCCGTGGCCGTGCACCGGACCGGCCGAACGCTCCGCAGCGCACTCCGGCCGTCCGCTTCATCCGCGATCGCACGGGGCGACCGCGCAAGGCGCGGAAACCGCGGGCGGAGCGGAATCCACCGGCGGAACAGAATACGCACACATTCAAAGGGAATACAGAAAGGATTTCCCGCCATTCCACCGACCGCGGAAAAGGCTGCAGAACCGGGGGCGGAACGGATGCGGGACGGGTGCGGAGCGGATGCGGGACGGGCGCGTCCCGACGGCCGGAAAACGGTCGGGGCCGAAATTCGTTCCTCCGAATCGGGCGCCGGATCGATCACTCCAGGTAGCCGCAAGGTACACGCAGGGCTGCACAACATTCCAGGCCATAAGGTTCACATCCGCCCGGTCGCGTTTCGGAGCACCTCCGCGGAACCCGCTGAAAGCACTGGGAACCGGACGGTCCGGAACGACAAACCATTCTTTACTCTCGCATTTCAGTCGGCAAGAGTACGCTGTTTTGAGTATCGACCGACGCCCCCGCTCGGCGCCCTTTCTCCCGTGCCTCCTAGCCGGAAGAGTTCTGCCTTGAGCGACACCACGCATCCGGGCCGACCCCTCGCCGACGGCTCCGGCACGACCACCGCGACCGCCGGGCGCGCCCCCGTGTTCGTCGACGCCACCGGACGGCGACGGCGTCTCGCCCTGCGCCTCGCCTACGGCGCGGCCGGATGCTGCGTCGTCATCGTCGTCGGGATCGGCGTGCTGCTGGGGTCGGGCACCGTTCCGCACGGTCTGCTGTCGCTGCCGTTCGCACCGCAGAACGCGGTCGATCGGCTCATCAGCGGCCTGCCGCCCGGCCTGCTGGACACCGAGCCCTCCTCCGGGAGCCCGTCCTCCGCCGACTCCCCCGGCTCCCCCGGCTCCTCCGGGGCGCCCGCGCCCTCACCCGACGACCGCGCCGGCGCCGCCCCGGACCCGGCCCGAGTCCCCGAGGCCGCGACCGGATCCGGCGACGGCGCAGACCCCGCCGCACCGGCGGAACAGGCCGGGGCGGAACCGGGCGCTCCCGCAGGCGAAGCGCCGCCTCCTGCCGCGGACGGCGGCGAAGCACCGGCCCCGCCCGCCGGTGGCGGCGGCGACAGCGGTGGCGCCGATCCCGCGCCGGGGGACCGCACCGATGCGGAACCGCCCGCGCCCGGCACGTCCGAGCCGCCGGCTACGCAGGAGCCCTCCCCGCAGGAACCCGCCCCGTCCCCTTCGCCCGGTCCGGTGGACGCCTCGCCGGGGACGGCCGGATGACCCGCCGGGGCGGCGCGCACCGCATCCCCTCGGCTCCGGGCGTCCGGCTGCGGCCGCACTGGATCGTCGGCGTCGTCATGCTGGACACGTTCATCGTGGCGCTGCTGATCAGCGGCGTCGTCCGAGCCCAGATCGGGGTGGACAGCAGGATCGACCCCACGCACGAGTCGAACC
This sequence is a window from Spinactinospora alkalitolerans. Protein-coding genes within it:
- a CDS encoding sensor histidine kinase, translating into MPEPPERPLIPQMHLDELLCELHARLEDALSTRDRIHSLLEAVVSIGSDLDLATVLRRLTEAASHLVNAKFAGLGVVDSDGRFIEFIPVGISDEEAQRVAHFPHGEGLLAFPTDQRRPLRLSRMQDHPNFHGFPPGHPHMTSFLGVPVQVRDEVFGNLYLTDKNDGGEFDEDDEAIVTALATAAGVAIENARLYEGTRQRERWLSASTEITTRLLSGVAAEEVLGYLAQQAREMADADIAVVMLPDAADGHLVAEIADGPLAKEIVGTSVVIDETRCGAAYRDGAAVDIPDLRHADCLMLSHRGFRPGLLIPLGTPDHTRGVLLLGKAGVRAPFHPSTRGMLDAFSGQAAVALELAEARRDAERLVVLEDRDRIAKDLHDIVIQRLFASAMTLMSTLRLIDDPEAGDRVRRAIDDLDETIREIRSTVFALQNPPAPQEASLRGRILAAVEDATRTLGCQPGVGLDGPIDAAVPEGVGEQLLAVLREALSNVARHARAAEVHVRVAADGELTLEVSDNGVGIPPQGRRSGLRNMAERAAALGGAFSTSPREAGGTLLTWSVPLPEA
- a CDS encoding VOC family protein — translated: MAVGKLHEVVVDCADPARLVRFWAFVLGGEPVDRSPDWSYVDPPGGPRLAFQRVPEHKTGKNRLHIDVEVDDIVQATDPLHASGAEVVGDVVTDEQGSFQVLRDPEGNEFCLVR
- a CDS encoding pyridoxamine 5'-phosphate oxidase family protein, with the translated sequence MTIDTAGLEVLERQECLWLLAAAPIGRIVFTDRALPAVQPVNFALHGADIIVRTSSGSKLARATRDAVVAFEVDDYDVCARTGWSVMVVGTGRAVTDPDEVAELERLPLRPWAPGPRSHFIRVETDIITGRRIPGRYVEPDGACG
- a CDS encoding response regulator, producing MARTAAPNPIRVFLVDDHEVVRRGVAALLEGEGDMRVVGEAGTAEQAISRIPTVRPHVAVLDVRLPDGSGVSVCRDIRSGHPEIACLMLTSFADDEALFDAVMAGAAGYVLKQIHGADLVGAVRTVAAGGSLLDPRSTGRMLERLRGSSSQPDPLAVLTPQERQILDLIGEGLTNRQIGDRLYLAEKTVKNYVSSLLAKLDLKRRTQAAVLVAQLRSKGN